ACCTGTGAAGATGCAGGTTACCCGCGACAAGACGGAAAGACCCCATGGAGCTTTACTGTAGCCTGGTATTGGAACTTTGTGCATCATGTACAGGATAGGTGGGAAGCTGAGAAGCAGGGGCGCCAGCCTCTGTGGAGCTGTCGGTGGGATACCACCCTTGATGTACGGAGTTTCTAACTCGTCGCCCTGATCGGGCGAGAGGACCATGCCAGGTGGGCAGTTTGACTGGGGCGGTCGCCTCCTAAAAGGTAACGGAGGCGCCCAAAGGTTCCCTCAGAATGGTCGGAAATCATTCGTAGAGTGTAAAGGCAGAAGGGAGCTTGACTGCGAGACCTACAAGTCGAGCAGGGACGAAAGTCGGGCTTAGTGATCCGGTGGTTCCGCATGGAAGGGCCATCGCTCAACGGATAAAAGCTACCCTGGGGATAACAGGCTTATCTCCCCCAAGAGTCCACATCGACGGGGAGGTTTGGCACCTCGATGTCGGCTCATCGCATCCTGGGGCTGAAGTAGGTCCCAAGGGTTGGGCTGTTCGCCCATTAAAGCGGTACGCGAGCTGGGTTCAGAACGTCGTGAGACAGTTCGGTCCCTATCTGTCGCGGGCGTAGGAAGTTTGAGGAGAGCTGTCCTTAGTACGAGAGGACCGGGATGGACGCACCGCTGGTGCACCAGTTGTCACGCCAGTGGCACAGCTGGGTAGCTATGTGCGGAAGGGATAAGCGCTGAAAGCATCTAAGCGTGAAGCCCCCTCCAAGATGAGACTTCCCACAGCGTTAAGCTGGTAAGACCCCTCATAGACGATGAGGTTGATAGGTTCGGTGTGGAAGCGCGGCAACGCGTGGAGCTGACGAATACTAATCGGTCGAGGACTTATCCACAACCAATCGCTTAGCAAGCATGCATATCCAGTTTTGAAGGCGCGAAGTGTAGAAATCTTCCCAGATACCCTGGGAAGATTTTTGTATATGCAAAAAAACAACGCCAGCTTATTTCTAAGCGAGGGTGTTGTTTTTTTGCATCTGCCTCATAATAACGGTAGGAAACACCTTCACGTGATGCTCCAGGAAGAATTCGATGAGAAACTGCTCTGAGTAAGAGTGCGTCAAGGTTAGTTCCCCCCACCACTCGGTATCATACCGGGAAAGCATGCTTAGCACATAGAGGAGCAGATAATGACTGGCCCATTCAGGCAGAGGCAAAACAGCAGCGTCACCGTTCCAAAAATACAAGGTCGACTGCTGAATCGAAAACAGCGGGTGCGATTCCAGGATGGGAAAGGATGAAGCCGGCATGGCGATTCTTTTTGTCTCGCCGCTGCTGTCCAGCCATGTCACGGCAGAGAATAAATCACTCCGAGTAAGGCGGGAGAGAAATTGGAGAAACGTCTCAGGAGAGTACGTCAACGTTCCTTCCGTGGCTGCCGGAAAGCTAAGCACATACTCCTCCCTCTCCATTCCCGTACGCTGCAGTTTCTCCCAGCGAACAGTCACCCAAGGAGCAGCGTGACCCGTCACGGCTTGCAGCGGCTCGCGCATCGCCGGCAAATACGTCAGCAATTCCTGGATCGCATAGCGATCCTGCAAGGGGGACACGGAGTGAAGCTGAGCCAGATGGGAAAAGAGCCCCTCTTTTTGCGGGCGCACCTCGTCTTTTAAAAACTGATAGTTGCTGCGCTTCACTTTTCGCGTCGTGACACCGTGTTGAAGGACCCGGCTGTTTTGCGGGTAGCCAGGGTCGATAGCGATCAACCACCCCTTTAAAAGATGGACACAGCCGTAAAAAAGGAGCAGGGGCTTGATGGAAAGCGGCGTTTTTTCAGCGGATTCGTAAAAAGCACGGGCCTGTCTCCAGGTAAAGAGGAAGCGCGAGCTTTGCTGAAACGCCAGACGTTCCGCAACTTCCACTCCTTGCTGTCGGTAATAGTCGGATAAAAATGAGCGGGCTGCCGGCTCTGTTTCCAGCAGACGCAGGAAGGACCATGCTTCCATCTTCATCACCTTTCTAACATTCGTGTATGAGAGCGCTTTCTTGTCCTTTTTTGTGATTTATCTGGATAATCAACTAGATAACCGAACATTAAAAGGTTACCTTGACAGTAAATTAAGCGGTTTGTTACACTTGCATAAAACATTTTGGCGAAAGGAGCTCATTACTGTGCGGGAAGACAAATTCGTGAAAGAGGGCTTAACGTTTGATGACGTTCTCCTCATTCCGGGAAAATCAGAAATTTTACCTCGTGATGTCGATACCTCTACAAAATTGAGCGATAAGGTCACGTTGAATATTCCGCTGCTGAGTGCAGGGATGGATACGGTGACAGAGTCTGCCCTTGCGATTGCCATGGCCAGACAAGGTGGAATCGGGATCATTCACAAGAACATGACCATTGAGCAACAAGCGAGCGAGGTTGACCGGGTAAAACGCTCTGAAAGTGGTGTTATCACCAACCCGTTTTCCCTCAGTCCAGAGCACACGGTCGCAGACGCGGATGCCTTGATGGGCAAATACCGCATCTCGGGTGTACCGATCGTGGACAGCCAAAATCACCTGGTTGGGATATTGACCAACCGCGACCTGCGTTTTGTTCACGACTTTTCGATTCTGATCAAAGACGTGATGACAAAGGAAAACCTGGTGACAGCCCCAGTGGGCACTACCTTGCAGCAGGCGGAAGCCACCCTGCAAAAATACAAGATTGAAAAGCTTCCTTTGGTGGACGAGCATAATGTGCTGAAAGGCCTGATCACCATCAAAGATATTGAAAAGGCGATCCAATACCCGAATGCAGCCAAGGACGAACATGGCCGCCTTCTGTGCGGAGCGGCTGTCGGTGTAGCAGCCGATACCTATGCCCGTGCGGAAGCGCTGGTGAAAGCCGGGGTAGACGTACTGGTCGTAGATACGGCGCACGGCCACCATATCAATGTGAGCAACACCGTCAGAGAACTGCGCAAGGCCTATCCGGATCTGACCATCGTCGCGGGCAACGTCGCCACAGGGGAAGCTACCCGCGATCTGATCGAAGCAGGCGCGTCCGTCGTCAAAGTGGGCATTGGGCCTGGCTCGATCTGTACGACCCGTGTCGTCGCCGGTATCGGTGTACCCCAAATCACAGCCATCTACGACTGTGCCAAAGTAGCGCGCGAGTACAATATTCCAATTATTGCCGATGGCGGAGTGAAATACTCGGGTGATTTGCCAAAAGCGATTGGTGCGGGCGCTTCGGCCATCATGATCGGCAGCCTGTTTGCCGGGACCGAAGAAAGTCCGGGCGAATTTGAAATTTTCCAAGGCCGCCGCTTCAAGGTATACCGCGGAATGGGCTCCATCGGCGCGATGAAAGCGGGGAGCAAGGATCGCTACTTCCAGGAGAACGAACAAAAGCTCGTTCCCGAGGGAATTGAGGGACGCGTCCCGTACAAAGGCTCGCTCTCTGAAGTCGTTTATCAGCTGATTGGCGGACTTCGCGCCGGAATGGGCTACTGCGGCACGAAAACCATCCAAGAATTGATCGAAAACTCCCAGTTCATTCGCATTACCGGTGCCGGTCTGCGGGAGAGCCATCCGCACGATGTACAAATCACAAAAGAAGCACCAAACTACACCATTTCCTAGGACTATCGAATCAAAAACCTCTTTCTCCAGCAGAAAGGGGTTTTTCTCTAGCCTTATCCGGCAGGGAACTCGTGGAAACAAGCTTCAAGTCGGGTTGCTTTCTATGGTACACTTACAACTGTGTGTTCGTGCCATTCATGGACAAACCGACAGAAGCGGGAGGGTGAGACATTCTGATGAAACGAAGAACATGGACAAAGCGATTGACAGGTCTATTCCTTTCTGTCGCTGTTTTTATGACGGCTTGGGGCTCGGCGGCCTCAAACGCCGGGGCGGCCCCACAGGCTGATTTGCAGCTCGCCGCCAGTTCAGCCATTCTGGTAGAGGTGACGACAGGAAAGGTCCTGTACAGCCTCAATCCGGACCAGCCGCTGCCGCCGGCCAGCATGAGCAAAATCATGACCGAGTATCTGATCAATGAAGCGGTCAAGCAAAAGAAAATTAGCTGGGATGATAAAGTTCAGGTAAGCGATTATGCTTTTTATATTGCGAAAATGCCTAATTCCTCGGGTGTTTACCTCAACCTGGGAGAATCCCATACCGTAAGAGAACTGTATAAGGCGATGGCCGTCCTGTCCGCAAACGATGCAACGGTGCTGCTCGCGGAAAAAATTGCAGGCAGCGAAGCCAACTTTGTGGACATGATGAATAAGAAGGCGCAAGAGCTGGGCATGAAAAACACGAAATACGTGACCTCAACCGGTTTGCCTGCCGATATTCTCGGTCCGTACTCCATTCAGACCGACCAGAAGGAAAACCTGATGTCCGCACGGGATTCGGCGATCCTGGCCAGAGCGTTGATCCGCGATTTCCCGGAAGCGCTGGAAGTCTCGAAAATTCCTCGCATGACGTTCCGACCCGGTACGCCGAACGAGATCAAAAAGGCCAACTACAACTGGATGCTGCCCGGCTTGAACAATTTCTACGAGGGCGTTGACGGCCTGAAAACCGGGTTTACCGATGCGGCTAAATACTGCTTTACCGGTACGGCCATCAAAGACAACATGCGATTGATCAGCGTCGTGATGGGAACCGGCAGCGAAACGAAACGCTTTCAGGAAACCAAGAAATTGTTCGACTATGGCTTCAGCAACTACAAGCTGACCAAGCAGATGGACAAAGGCGTTCCGGTCCAAGGCTTTGAAACAGCGCCGGTGAAAAACGGGGTCGAGCTGACCGTTCCAGCCGTGACGGCAGACGTCGTAACGACGCTGAGCAAAATCGGGGCCGAAACCAAATTTACGCCGACAGTCACCTTCCAGGAGCTGAGCGCACCGCTGCAAAAAGACCAGGTCATCGGGAAGGTCACACTCCAAGAAGAAGGGACGAAAGAGGGAGACTTTCTGCAGCCGGAGGATATGGCAAAAGCGGGCGTCAATCTCGTCGCTGGGCAGGAAGTGGAGGAAGCCAGCTGGATCCGTTTATTGTTCCGCAGCTTCATCCAATTCTTCAGCAATATTTTTAGCAACATCACGGGAAAATAAAAGTGGTTGTACCCCAAATGAAACATGGATTACAATGTGAATATTGAGACGATCATCTCAGTGAAATGTACTGGATGTAACGAACAAAAGGGTAGGGGGCAAAAAAATGGTACAAGTAGGAACTTCCCGCGTGAAGCGTGGCATGGCGGAAATGCAAAAAGGCGGCGTTATCATGGACGTTGTCAATGCGGAACAGGCGAAAATTGCCGAAGCAGCAGGGGCAGTAGCGGTAATGGCGCTGGAGCGCGTACCGTCCGATATTCGTGCAGCAGGCGGCGTAGCCCGGATGGCTGACCTCGGAATCGTCGAGGAAGTAATGAATGCTGTCTCCATCCCGGTAATGGCAAAAGCGCGGATTGGCCACTTTGTCGAGGCGCGTGTTCTGGAATCGATGGGCGTAGACTATCTCGATGAGAGTGAAGTCCTTACTCCAGCTGACGATATGTACCATATCAATAAAAAAGAATTCACAGTGCCGTTCGTATGCGGTGCCCGCGACCTGGGCGAAGCGCTCCGCCGTATTGGCGAAGGCGCGTCGATGATCCGTACCAAAGGGGAGCCGGGCACAGGCAACATCGTAGAAGCGGTTCGCCATATGCGGACCATGCAGTCCCAAATCCGCAAGGTGCAAAGTATGTCTTACGACGAACTGATGGCGGAAGCGAAAAACCTCGGCGCTCCTTACGATCTCCTGGAGTACGTCCATAAAAACGGCAAGCTGCCAGTGGTAAACTTTGCAGCAGGCGGGGTAGCGACTCCATCGGACGCTGCGCTGATGATGCAGCTGGGCGCGGACGGCGTATTCGTCGGATCCGGCATCTTCAAATCGGAGAACCCGGAGAAATTTGCCCGTGCGATCGTGGAAGCGACCACCCACTACACCGACTACGAACTGATCGCCCGCGTATCCAAAGGACTGGGTACGGCGATGCCGGGTCTGGAAATCTCCAAGCTGCGTGAAGCAGACCGCATGCAAGAGCGCGGCTGGTAAGGTGACCGAAGATGAAAATTGGCGTTCTTTCCTTGCAGGGAGCTGTCGCCGAGCATGTCCGCATGCTGGAGGAAGCCGGCGCGACAGCCATCGCAGTAAAAAAAGTAGAAGAGCTTGAAGATCTGGACGGATTGGTCCTTCCCGGCGGGGAAAGCACGACCATGAGCAAGCTCATGCATAATTACGGGTTTATGGAGGCTCTTCGCCAGTTTGGACAAGCGAAGAAACCGATTTTCGGCACATGTGCCGGAGCGATTCTGCTGGCCAATCGCATTAACGGCCAGGAAGACACCCACCTCGGCTTGATGGATATCAAGGTGGAGCGCAATGCATTTGGCCGGCAAAAGGACAGCTTTGAAGTGGAGCTTCCTGTTGCGGGAGTCGCGGCCGATTACCCAGCAGTATTCATCCGTGCGCCGTACATCATGGAAGTGGGCGAGAATGCCCAGGTGCTGGCCAAGTACGAAGAGAAGATCGTAGCCGCCCGCGAAGGACATTATCTGGCCGCAGCCTTCCATCCGGAGCTGACGGAAGATGCGCGGATGCACCGGTACTTCGTCGAGATGGTGAAGGAATACCGCGGATAGATCGGTTTTCGCAACGGTGGTAAAGCAACTGTGTCAACGGCCGGTGCCCGTCTGGGTGCCGGTTTTTTTCGCCTTCTTTACACAGGTATAGAAACTGTAGTACAGTTAACACTAGAAGATAGCAAAACAGGGAACGCGATGAGGAGACTAGTATTTTGCAAGCGCTTGGTTCAGAGAGTCGGTGGCTGGTGAAAACCGATCCGGTCTGCAAAAGAATCCATCTCCGAGCGGCAGAGGAGTCAACTTTGCCCGGCCCCGCCCCGTTACGGCGGATCGAAGCGGGTACATGTCTTTCGTGCATAGCGACATGTGCCAACAAGGGTGGCAACGCGGGTACAACACTCGTCCCTTACCAGAGGGGACGGGTGTTTTTTCATTTGCTTTGCCCAAGAATCAGCGAAGTTGGAGGGGTCTTTGATGTTAGATGTAAAAGTGTTGCGCCATGACTTGGAAGAAGTCAGACGCCGCCTGGCGAACAGAGGCGAAGATATTTCGGCTTTGGACCAATTTGCGGACGTAGATGAAAAGCGCCGCCATTTGATTCAGGAAGCCGAAGGTTTGAAAAATAAACGAAATACCGTATCCGAACAGGTAGCCGTACTCAAACGGAACAAGGAAAATGCCGACCATCTGATCGCAGAAATGAAAGAAGTTAGCGACCGCATCAAGGTACTGGACGAAGGGCTGCGCCAACTGGACGAACAACTGGAGCAAATCCTGCTGAGCCTGCCCAATCTGCCGCATGAGAGTGTGCCGGTCGGGACATCGGAAGACGATAATGTGGTGGCCTGGACCTGGGGAGAGCCGAGGAGCTTTTCGTTCGAACCCAAACCGCACTGGGAGCTGGGACAGGAGCTGGGCATCATCGACTTCGAGACAGCGGCGAAGGTAACCGGCAGCCGCTTTGTCTTCTACAAAGGCCTGGGCGCTCGCCTGGAACGCGCGCTGATGAACTTCATGCTCGATTTGCATACGACCCAACACGGCTACGAAGAGCTGTTGCCGCCGTATATTGTCAACCGGACCAGCATGACTGGCACGGGCCAGCTGCCGAAATTCGAGGAGGATGCCTTCAAACTGGATGGCTTCGATTATTTCCTCATCCCGACAGCGGAAGTCCCGGTGACCAACATGCATCGCGACGAGATCCTCGACGTGGCAGACCTGCCACGATACTATGCAGCCTACAGTGCGTGCTTCCGCTCTGAGGCAGGTTCGGCCGGCCGCGATACCCGCGGGTTGATCCGTCAGCATCAGTTCAACAAAGTAGAGCTGGTGAAGTTCGTCAAGCCGGAGGACTCCTATCAGGAGCTGGAAACACTGGTGAAAAACGCGGAAAAGGTCCTGCAGCTGCTCGGTCTGCCTTACCGGGTGCTGAGCATGTGCACAGGCGACCTTGGATTTACAGCCGCGAAAAAATACGATTTGGAAGTATGGATTCCGAGCTATCAGACGTACCGGGAAATCTCGTCTTGTTCCAACTTCGAGGACTTCCAGGCGCGCAGAGCCAATATCCGTTTCCGCCGCGACACCAAGTCCAAGCCAGAGTTTGTTCATACATTGAATGGCTCGGGACTGGCAATCGGCCGCACCGTAGCCGCGTTAATCGAGAACTACCAACAAGAAGACGGCTCGATCCTGATTCCGGAGGTCCTGCGTCCGTACCTGGGCGGATTGGAAAAAATCGCGCCGAAGTAACAGAGATGGCTTGGAAAATGGAAAAGCAACTTTCTGTATCATAACAGGAAGTTGCTTTTTTTTCTGCTGCAAAAAGGCAGATGCGTAATTTTTCAAAAAATTGTTGCACAACAGAAAACGCTGTTATATAATAACTGCAAGATCAATAAATTGTAATAAAACAGAGAGTGGAGGTCGTTATTCATGAATTGCTATCGTTGCGAAGGAAACGGCGAGCAAAATTGTCCCACTTGCTGCGGCGTGGGACATGATGATCACGGCGGCGCATGCCATCATTGCCACGGAGATGGGTGCGTAAGCTGCAGCCATTGCAGTGGAAGCGGACTATTGGACTGACCCATTTTTTTTGATAACACTGTACTATAATAGTGTATTTATTATCAATCTGTAGCATAACTGTTTTTGATTGAGGGAGGAGGAATAGGATTGACTGCGATTCAACTGAATCAGTACCCGGCCGATGTGTTGATTACCGGCGAATTGCCGCCGCCGTACGCGGACATTCTCACCCCCGAAGCCATCACGTTTCTGATCAAGCTGGAGCAACACTTTGGGCAGAGAAGACGCGAGCTGCTTGATTTGCGCCAAAAGAAGCAGGAGATGATTGATTCCGGACAGCTGCCTGACTTTTTGCCGGAAACGGAACATATCCGCAAAAGCGATTGGCGCATCCATCCGTTGCCTGGCGATCTTCAGGATCGGAGAGTGGAGATCACCGGGCCTGCCGGAGACCGGAAAATGGTGATCAACGCTTTGAACTCGGGGGCGCGGCTGTTTATGGCCGATTTTGAAGACGCCAATTCTCCGACGTGGGCCAACACGGTAGAAGGACAGATCAACCTGCGTGATGCGGTCAGGCGGACGATCTCCTATACCAGCCCGGAAGGAAAAAAATACGCGCTCCGGGAACAGACAGCCGTCTTGATCGTCAGGCCGCGCGGCTGGCATCTGGAAGAAAAGCATTTGCGCATTCAGGGGCAACCGATGTCCGGCAGCCTGTTCGATTTTGGTCTTTATTTCTTTCATAATGCGCATGCGCTGCTGGAGAGAGGAAGCGGTCCTTACTTTTATCTGCCCAAGCTGGAGAACCACCTGGAGGCCCGACTGTGGAATGATGTCTTTTGCTGGGCACAGGATGAGCTGGGAATTCCGCTCGGCACGATCAAAGCCACCGTGCTGATCGAAACGATCCTGGCGGCCTTTGAAATGGATGAAATCTTGTACGAATTGAAAGAGCATAGCGCGGGGCTGAACTGCGGACGCTGGGATTATATTTTCAGCTATATCAAAAAGATGCGCAATCACCCGGATGTGATCCTCCCCGACCGGGCGCAGGTCACGATGACCGTCCCGTTCATGCGAGCCTATACGACGCTGGCCGTGAAAACCTGCCATAAACGGCAAGCGCCTTGCATCGGCGGCATGGCTGCACAAATTCCGGTCAAAAACGACCCGGCAAAAAATGAGGAAGCCCTGCTGAAAGTAAGGGCCGACAAGGAGCGGGAAGCCTACGACGGCCACGATGGTTCATGGGTGGCCCACCCCGGATTGGTGCCCGTGGCGATGGAGGTCTACAACCGCCTGATGCCGGAGCCCAATCAGATCTGGTACAAACGAGAGGATGTACAGGTCACGGCGGCCGATCTCCTGGAGATTCCCCAGGGAGACATCACCGAGGAAGGCGTTCGCACCAACATCCGGGTCGGCATCTTATACATCGAAGCGTGGCTGCGGGGACATGGCGCAGTCCCGATCAACAACCTCATGGAAGACGCGGCGACTGCGGAGATATCCCGGGCCCAAATCTGGCAATGGATCAGGCATCCCCGGGGCGTTCTCCCGGATGGCCGCAAGATTACGCTGGCGCTGGTCAAACAGTGGCTGAGCGAAGAGCTGCAAACCATCAAACAGGAAATCGGTCTGGAGCGGTATGAGACCGGGAAATTCAAACTGGCGGGCGAGCTGTTCCTGCAGCTGGTGACAGCCGACGAATTTTCCGAGTTTCTGACCATCCCGGGCTATGCCTATCTCGATTAAGGAAAAGGAGTGGGAGAAGATGAACAGACAAGAGGCGATCAGACAATTGGAGGAGAGCTGGAAGAGCGAACGTTTTCAAGGGATTCAGCGCCCGTATACGGCCGAGGATGTCGTGCGTCTGCGCGGTTCGGTGCAGATCGAGCATACGCTGGCCCGCATCGGCGCGGAGCGGCTGTGGAAGCTGCTGCACACCGAGCATCATGTCAAGGCGCTTGGCGCTCTGACCGGAAATCAGGCGATCCAGCAGGTAAAGGCAGGCTTGAAGGCCATCTACCTCAGCGGATGGCAGGTGGCAGCCGACGCCAACCTGTCCGGCCAGATGTATCCCGACCAAAGCCTCTACCCGGCTAACAGTGTCCCTCATGTGGTGAAGCGGATCAACCAGGCGCTGCAGCGTGCCGACCAGATCCAGCAGTCGGAGGGCACAGGCGATACGTACTGGTTTGCGCCGATCGTGGCGGATGCCGAGGCGGGCTTTGGCGGACCGCTCAATGTCTTTGAACTGATGAAGGGCATGATCGAAGCGGGGGCGGCCGGCGTCCATTTCGAAGACCAGCTCGCCTCGGAGAAAAAATGCGGCCACATGGGCGGCAAAGTGCTGATTCCCACACAGGCAGCTGTCCGCAACCTGATCGCGGCCCGTTTCGCTGCCGATGTGATGGGCGTGCCGACGATCATCGTGGCCCGGACCGACGCCAATGGCGCCTTCCTGATCACCAGCGACATCGACGATACCGACAAGCCTTTCCTGACCGGAGAGCGCACCCCCGAAGGCTTTTTCCGCATGAAAGGCGGGCTGGATGCGGCAATCGCCCGCGGTCTCAGCTATGCCCCGTACGCCGATCTGATCTGGTGCGAGACTTCCGAGCCCAATCTGGAGGAGGCCCGCCGTTTTGCCGAGGCCATTCACGCCCAGTATCCCGGCAAACTGCTGGCGTACAACTGCTCTCCTTCGTTCAACTGGAAGAAAAAACTGGGCGAGGAGGAGATCGCACGCTTCCAGAACGAGCTGGGAGAGATGGGCTACAAATTCCAGTTCGTCACGCTGGCAGGCTTCCATGCGTTGAATTACAGCATGTTCGAGCTGGCGCGCGGCTACCGCGACCGCGGAATGGCTGCCTATTCCGAGCTCCAGCAGGCCGAATTTGCCAGCGAACAATACGGCTATACCGCGACTCGCCACCAGCGGGAAGTGGGCACCGGGTATTTCGACGAGGTCGCCCAGGTGATCGCGGGAGGCACTTCCTCGACAACGGCTTTGACCGGTTCTACGGAAGAGGAGCAGTTTGCCCACAATTAAAAAGAGAAGTGACAGAGAAAACCAAGACGAAGAACCAGGGATGAGCTCCCTGGTTCTTCATTTGCAAAAAGCGCAAAATCGCCCTATAATGAAGAGTGGAGAACAGAATTGAACGTTGTCCCCGTAGCTCAGCAGGATAGAGCGTCAGTTTCCTAAACTGTAGGTCGGAGGTTCGAATCCTCTCGGGGACGCCATCGGAAAACCGCGTAGATGCGCGGTTTTTTCTATTTGAACTACTTCTCCCACCGTATAACGTATAAACCTGTGAAATGGAATTAACGGCCATGAATAGTAAGGGAAATTTTTTCGTTATTTCGCTTTTGTCTTCTTGATATAATCGGCATAGACTTCCCCTTCGACTTGGCCATCTAATGTTCCAATGTATAAGACTTTTTGCCCTGTCGCAGTATCGTAACCACTAGATGACAACACTTTAATAGGGGTATTTTTTTTTACTTTGTAAAGATATCCCTCACGCAGTCCATAAGCGATCTCCTCAGAAGAGGTGCGCTCAGGTGACCATGCTGTGCCATGTTGATACACTGACGTATCAATATACCCATCAATGACGTAATATCCTGTTTCTCCAACCTGCGGGGTATCATCCGAGAGTAAGTAGGTCCAAGTCAGTATGAATCCAAATAATAAGACAATGGAAAATGACAAATAGATTATAGATTTTCTCACATAAACACACCTCAATACGACTTTAACAGTTTATGGAATGATTATAAAGGAGTTTTAAAAATACATATCCTTACATTTTTATCAATAGATTGAAAGGTAACTATTACCAAATATCAACTCGTGTGCTATTATTAAAAAAAATAAAAATGATAAATTTTTTCTGAGGAGGCTTCCACTATGACAATTGAAGGGATAGGGGAACTGATTCTCACCTACCGGCAACGGGAGAATCTATCATTGTCAGAGCTGGCAGAGCGGACAGGCATCAACAAAACATCGCTTTCTCGCATCGAGACCGGCGAGACAAAACAACCTAGCTTCGACCTATGGAAAAAGGTTGCCCATACCCTCCATATTCCTTATAGCGAAGTCATCGGAATCTACCTGGACGCGACAGAAAGACCCACAACGATTAAACTGCTGCTGGAAGAATCCATCATCCTCAATCATCCAACGCTGATGCAAAAGGCGGCCGGAAAGCTGCTGGAAACGCCAAAAATAGACGCCTACCTTGCTCTGGACTACCTTCTCCAAGTGACAAAAGAAATCCCTGATCGCTACGCAAAACTCATGTTGTACCAAGTATTGATTGACTATACGCGGAAAAACGGAGTGCCCTATTACCTGGGCAAATGCATCTATGAACGCTACATACTGGAGCGGGACGACTTCACCCATTTCGAAGATACATACCGGCGAGGTAAGGAATTATCTCCCTATATCGAATTTTTGCAGCCGACCGAGCGGGTCGACTATTATTACCGGATGGGTGTGCATGCCTATATTCTGGAGCATTACGGCGAAAGCATCGAGTTTTGTGGCAAAGGCATACGCGAGGATCAAAGCGACAATAAGCAGAGAGCGTCCGCCCTGATATCCATCGTCAACTCCTATTTGCGCTTGGGCGATCTGATCATGGCCGGCATTTTCCTAGATATGTACGAAGAGAGCAAATACGCTGATTTTCGAAAGAAACACTTGCGGGCGCTTCTGCTCACCAAAAAAGGCCAGCACGATGAAGCCATCGCCCTGTACAAAGAGTGCCTGCAGGAAGCCGGACAGGAGGGGCGGATCACGGTCGTCAGCGATCTGCTGGAGGCATGCCTGGAGGTGCAGCGAAATGATGAAATCAGAACCCTCATCGATTCAGAGAGCGAACTGCTTTCCCAAGACATACTGATGCACCCCTATCGGATTAAGCAGGCGGCCAGGTACTACAAACGAAAGGGGATTTGTCTATTAGCCATCGGGGAGATTCAAAAGGGGCTCGATAGTTTGCTTGCGAGCATTACGTACTATCGGCAAATCGGAGATCTGGAAAGAATGATCGAATGCGTGGGGTTATTCCTCAAAGAAAATCACGCCAAAAGCAAAAACGATTATTACGAAAATATAGAAAAGATAGGGAACATATGCTATAGTAGGTAAATAAAGGAAAAAGGAGGTAATCCCATGAGAAAGTTGCTTATGGTCCTTGCTTTTACTTTATTGTT
This sequence is a window from Brevibacillus composti. Protein-coding genes within it:
- a CDS encoding YaaC family protein; amino-acid sequence: MEAWSFLRLLETEPAARSFLSDYYRQQGVEVAERLAFQQSSRFLFTWRQARAFYESAEKTPLSIKPLLLFYGCVHLLKGWLIAIDPGYPQNSRVLQHGVTTRKVKRSNYQFLKDEVRPQKEGLFSHLAQLHSVSPLQDRYAIQELLTYLPAMREPLQAVTGHAAPWVTVRWEKLQRTGMEREEYVLSFPAATEGTLTYSPETFLQFLSRLTRSDLFSAVTWLDSSGETKRIAMPASSFPILESHPLFSIQQSTLYFWNGDAAVLPLPEWASHYLLLYVLSMLSRYDTEWWGELTLTHSYSEQFLIEFFLEHHVKVFPTVIMRQMQKNNTLA
- the guaB gene encoding IMP dehydrogenase, with product MREDKFVKEGLTFDDVLLIPGKSEILPRDVDTSTKLSDKVTLNIPLLSAGMDTVTESALAIAMARQGGIGIIHKNMTIEQQASEVDRVKRSESGVITNPFSLSPEHTVADADALMGKYRISGVPIVDSQNHLVGILTNRDLRFVHDFSILIKDVMTKENLVTAPVGTTLQQAEATLQKYKIEKLPLVDEHNVLKGLITIKDIEKAIQYPNAAKDEHGRLLCGAAVGVAADTYARAEALVKAGVDVLVVDTAHGHHINVSNTVRELRKAYPDLTIVAGNVATGEATRDLIEAGASVVKVGIGPGSICTTRVVAGIGVPQITAIYDCAKVAREYNIPIIADGGVKYSGDLPKAIGAGASAIMIGSLFAGTEESPGEFEIFQGRRFKVYRGMGSIGAMKAGSKDRYFQENEQKLVPEGIEGRVPYKGSLSEVVYQLIGGLRAGMGYCGTKTIQELIENSQFIRITGAGLRESHPHDVQITKEAPNYTIS
- a CDS encoding D-alanyl-D-alanine carboxypeptidase family protein; this encodes MKRRTWTKRLTGLFLSVAVFMTAWGSAASNAGAAPQADLQLAASSAILVEVTTGKVLYSLNPDQPLPPASMSKIMTEYLINEAVKQKKISWDDKVQVSDYAFYIAKMPNSSGVYLNLGESHTVRELYKAMAVLSANDATVLLAEKIAGSEANFVDMMNKKAQELGMKNTKYVTSTGLPADILGPYSIQTDQKENLMSARDSAILARALIRDFPEALEVSKIPRMTFRPGTPNEIKKANYNWMLPGLNNFYEGVDGLKTGFTDAAKYCFTGTAIKDNMRLISVVMGTGSETKRFQETKKLFDYGFSNYKLTKQMDKGVPVQGFETAPVKNGVELTVPAVTADVVTTLSKIGAETKFTPTVTFQELSAPLQKDQVIGKVTLQEEGTKEGDFLQPEDMAKAGVNLVAGQEVEEASWIRLLFRSFIQFFSNIFSNITGK
- the pdxS gene encoding pyridoxal 5'-phosphate synthase lyase subunit PdxS — protein: MVQVGTSRVKRGMAEMQKGGVIMDVVNAEQAKIAEAAGAVAVMALERVPSDIRAAGGVARMADLGIVEEVMNAVSIPVMAKARIGHFVEARVLESMGVDYLDESEVLTPADDMYHINKKEFTVPFVCGARDLGEALRRIGEGASMIRTKGEPGTGNIVEAVRHMRTMQSQIRKVQSMSYDELMAEAKNLGAPYDLLEYVHKNGKLPVVNFAAGGVATPSDAALMMQLGADGVFVGSGIFKSENPEKFARAIVEATTHYTDYELIARVSKGLGTAMPGLEISKLREADRMQERGW
- the pdxT gene encoding pyridoxal 5'-phosphate synthase glutaminase subunit PdxT; translation: MKIGVLSLQGAVAEHVRMLEEAGATAIAVKKVEELEDLDGLVLPGGESTTMSKLMHNYGFMEALRQFGQAKKPIFGTCAGAILLANRINGQEDTHLGLMDIKVERNAFGRQKDSFEVELPVAGVAADYPAVFIRAPYIMEVGENAQVLAKYEEKIVAAREGHYLAAAFHPELTEDARMHRYFVEMVKEYRG